From Glycine soja cultivar W05 chromosome 4, ASM419377v2, whole genome shotgun sequence, the proteins below share one genomic window:
- the LOC114409415 gene encoding ubiquinol oxidase 1, mitochondrial, whose amino-acid sequence MMMMMSRSGANRVANTAMFVAKGLSGEVGGLRALYGGGVRSESTLALSEKEKIEKKVGLSSAGGNKEEKVIVSYWGIQPSKITKKDGTEWKWNCFRPWETYKADLSIDLEKHHAPTTFLDKMAFWTVKVLRYPTDVFFQRRYGCRAMMLETVAAVPGMVAGMLLHCKSLRRFEHSGGWIKALLEEAENERMHLMTFMEVAKPKWYERALVITVQGVFFNAYFLGYLLSPKFAHRMVGYLEEEAIHSYTEFLKELDKGNIENVPAPAIAIDYWQLPPGSTLRDVVMVVRADEAHHRDVNHFASDIHYQGRELREAAAPIGYH is encoded by the exons atgatgatgatgatgagccgCAGCGGCGCCAACCGGGTAGCGAACACCGCAATGTTTGTGGCGAAGGGTTTAAGCGGCGAAGTTGGTGGTTTAAGAGCATTATATGGCGGTGGTGTGAGGAGTGAGAGCACTTTGGCTTTGTCAGAGAAGGAAAAGATTGAGAAGAAGGTTGGTTTGTCTTCTGCTGGTgggaacaaagaagaaaaagtgaTCGTGAGTTATTGGGGCATTCAACCCTCCAAGATCACAAAAAAAGATGGCACAGAATGGAAGTGGAATTGCTTTAGG CCATGGGAGACATACAAAGCAGATCTTTCCATTGATCTGGAGAAGCACCATGCTCCAACCACGTTTCTGGACAAAATGGCTTTTTGGACTGTCAAGGTTCTCAGATACCCCACCGATGTGTTTTTCCAG AGGCGATATGGATGCCGAGCAATGATGCTAGAAACAGTGGCTGCAGTCCCTGGGATGGTAGCAGGCATGCTACTTCACTGCAAATCCCTAAGAAGATTTGAGCACAGTGGTGGTTGGATCAAAGCACTGCTGGAAGAAGCAGAGAACGAGCGTATGCACCTAATGACCTTCATGGAAGTGGCAAAGCCAAAGTGGTATGAGCGTGCACTAGTGATAACTGTGCAAGGTGTTTTCTTCAATGCATACTTCTTGGGGTATTTGTTGTCACCTAAATTCGCACACCGCATGGTTGGTTACCTGGAGGAGGAAGCAATTCACTCCTACACAGAGTTCCTTAAGGAGCTGGACAAGGGCAATATCGAAAATGTGCCGGCTCCAGCCATTGCCATTGACTACTGGCAGCTCCCACCAGGCTCCACTTTAAGGGATGTTGTCATGGTTGTAAGAGCTGATGAGGCACACCATCGTGATGTCAACCACTTTGCATCG GACATTCACTATCAAGGGCGAGAGTTACGAGAGGCTGCTGCTCCAATTGGTtatcactaa